A segment of the Drosophila busckii strain San Diego stock center, stock number 13000-0081.31 unplaced genomic scaffold, ASM1175060v1 hic_scaffold_36, whole genome shotgun sequence genome:
ttaacaTAGggtatttttattgtataagaAATTCTTTTGTACTACAAAGTTAAGGTTAAGCTAGAGCGTTTTGGTTAAGGAAAGCATTTGGggtataaaatttttaatttacataagaaattaaaaattgtgttgTAAGAGAACTTAAAGCTAagcacatataaataaaaagtacagTTGACATTTTACAACACTGGCTGCAGTTAGACATTGAAACAGTTAGAAAGTGagtaagcttaaaattaatagttAGCTACAAAACAACTTAAATAATAAGACTTAAGCTAATGCAAGGAAATTAATTTCccattatttttgtttgaacCCATAGTTAAAGCTAAGCTTAGTGCTAGACAACCCTGCTTAACCAAAATGGTTAGTTAGTATTGAAGAGTAtgtgatatacatatatagcaacAAGTTctatatgaatgtgtgtgtgtgagaaagtGTGAggtgtggggtgggggtgaTAAGGAAATGCTGAACTAACCaccagtgggcgtggccaatGTGGCACGTCGCATATTTGCATCAATGCGCACATGTAAACTCGAGAGCGTTGTATCCACAGGCAGCTCCAACTCCTGACTGCCCTGATAGACATCCGACACTAGTGTGAgctagaaagagacagagccagttgttaacaacaattaggTTTTAGTGCTGCCTTTCtatataagcaaagcaaacagttgtGTGCCCTTCACTTTTCTTTCCATAACCTAGTTTTGCACAAAGAtgcaacatcatcaacaataacaacaacaataataacaacaagctgTAGTCGTGCTCTTGAGCAGCTGCCTGGTAATCCAAAGCGTCTCACTTGGCTGCTTGTCGCaacacttgttgctgctctcattgttgttgccactttcAGTTTCAACACTCTCAGCCTCTTTTTAATTACACTAATTACAGCAGTGCTCGACGCTCTGTCGATTTGTGTTGTCTCTGTTTACCGTATTGCCCGCTATGTGCTGTCCATGCTCGGTGCTCACAATGTGTATGATCTCGCCTCCGGAGCGTATGGCCACCTCGCCCAATATGCCGCCCACCGCCTCCTCCGTTTCGTTCTCGCTGGCCGAGCGTTCGCCATACCATAACATAAAGAGCTGCAAAAGGGAGAAATGaattttagttagttttgGCTTGTTtgaagttttaaaataataaacaattagtacttaagcaaagctttaaaGATCTTTTAAACTTGCTTAAAAATGAGTTTTCAAATAATTAGCGCTTATCTGTTCTTTATTAAAAGGCTTAAGCAACTTTGAATGCTTCAAATGCTCTTCTAaggcaacttttgtttaaaattacaataaacttgtttaataatagttgagctgcgctttaaatgagtttttaaaaagctttttaagcagcttttgaGCGCGAAATGTGCTTTAAAGTCATAAGCTAAGCTTCAAGTGACGCTTTAAGAATCTTTTATGTTGTTTTCTTAaagcaacttttgtttaaattaaatcttgcAACgagttgtaaattaattagcgcttagctgctttagctgtacaattttagtttgtaatgcttgcttaattattgttaactaTAGATAATACAAACTGCACTAACTTCACAGCAACTTTatagcatttttaaaataaatttattactcaCTCGTATGCGCTTCTTGAGCAGCGTTATGGCTGCATCCTGCACCATTTCCGTATGTGGCGGCACTGCAGCAGTCGAAATGAATATGGCGCTATCGTAGGGCACCAGTTCGGCGGCTTGCAACACGCCCACAAAGGCGTCGCCGCCTTCATGCACCTTGGTGCTATTCAGACCAGCAATAAATTCGCGTGTATTGTTGAAACTGAAAGCGGAGGGCACACctgtaaacaaaatttcattaattagtAATTAGTGGAGCTAAAGATTGAAGCTAACGCACCCGATGCATTGAGCGTGACGAGcacaattttaatgttaatgttctTATCCTGTAGAGCATCGTTGAATAGACGCTTGGCTTGGTCCAGCGAAGCGGCAGAGGGATCGACTATGACAGCCAGCGGCATGCGGATGTAAACATCCTTAATATAGTTGCGCAGCTGATccgcaggcagcagctccgGCTTGGCTAGATGTATGTGCTTGGATTGCTTGCGTGGCGCTGTTGTGCTgctagctgttgttgttgttgtgggtgtgggggtggtggtggtgcttgttgttgtgctgctggtggtggtgggtggtgcATTAGTCGCCAGCGTATTGGGCGTAAGCGTAGGCCAGTTGCCTATGAAGCCACCGAAACGTGCCTGCAGCACTGGATAAGCTtcggtgctggtgctggtcaCATGCTGCTCCAGACTATCGCTCTGCTCATCATAGTAATACTCCTCGGAGTTTTGTTTGAAAGGACGCGCCTGCTGcgcatgtggcagctgctgcttgtgcgctTGCGGTGGCGTTGGCTCATCCTGATaatgcagctccagctcttgAGGCTTGGACTGCGTTTGCtgctcaattaaaatgccatcCTCATTATAGTCGGCAGGCAAACGCTCCGCTTTGGGCTGACGCACATACTCGGGTATGCTGGTAGTGCTGGTGGTCAactgtggctgttgcttaTGCTCCTCCTCCTGCATTTCATCATAGTAATACTCCTGCGATGATTTCGCTGGCATTTGCTTGGCCTCATGCTGCTCCTCCATTACCTCAGCTGCAGTATTTTCATCTCTTTCGGTAACCACTGCCACTGTGGGTGCTTCACTAGCATTAGCTGGCCTCATTGTCGTAGTCAGCTCCTGCTCCATGCTCAGCGCATTGTCCGTTTGCGTTGGCAGCGCGCTCTGCTCACCCTCCAAACTATTCCGCTCATGCTCCGTTTCCACTACGCTCTCCAGCTGTGTTGGCTCATAGATCTcatcattgctgctgctgctgccctgcTCCACATCCgcgctgctgccaccgccaTAGTCCTCATCCTTGCCACTAACACTcaccagcatcagcagcagcacgcccagCAAACAAAATCTGCGCCTTAGCttcattttcaaaacaaactgcaaaagcaaaaattcaaaataatttagtttttgtttgttggtttgaTTGATTGACGCGGCGCTCTTTAAATTTGACGTAATTATGCGCTATTATTTatcattatattatttttgtttgttattttttcgaCACTTTCGCATTTGCGCAAAAGTGAAATGCgtttacaattattatgcatatttattattctgTTATTAAAACCATTTACAATCATTAAAAGTTATATGAGAAAAGCGTTTTTTACGTGTACAATAATTTGgcataattaacataaaaaaaggggcaaagtaaatatatttaactacagcaaaactttaaattagtagttgcaaataaatatattaaaaaaaaatacaacttgaataaatataagaacacactaaagaaaaaaaattatgataaaaatcgaaattgctgctaaataatttttgaagaattttaaaactattttctgactattaaaaaattactatAAGCGaagaaaatagcaaataaatatagtaaacAAATTCAACTTGAATAACATTGAAGACACTAAATTAtgatgaaaatataaattgctgctaaataatttttgaaaaatgttaaaaatattttctgactattaaaaattactagcagcaaagaaaataatttagacttatgctaacaatttaataataattaaattctatgcacAACTAATTGCAAtgtattgaataaatatttaaaaatcattgctataaacttttattttatttaaagctaacaACACCCGCTACTCTCTTGACTATAGgcttaagttttaaaagatgcataaataattatttaaatgaatgcgCTTACCAcgcattttaaacaaatattgaaactTGATGCCCGCATGCATGTGccgaattaatttttaaaacaaaagtcatGTTCATGAACACAACGAGTCAatgtaaaacatttaaagcgAACGAGCGCACAACAAGAcgaacaaaatataaacaaaagttaaaagaagaaaaaattgcaaaaaaaatataaaaacacgCTTGTTGACTTGAAGAAAAGTTTTGTCAAAGTTGCAGCCCAGCAATTAGCTAAGaaaatttttcataaatatatggTCAAGGTTTGCTGCACGAAGAAgaagacgcagcagcagaagttgGCCAACAACTTTGTTGACTTCTTTGTGACGACATTAGAGGCTTCATTGAATTTTGCCTTCGGCTTGGTcaacttttaacatttaattgagtaaattgcaattagcgCCTTTGGATTGCAAACGtcatgcaaacaaaatactaacaaataaatatataaacatttacacacatgtattgtatttattagtttattttcatgaatgcatttgttgttgttgtcgcttgcttgtttgcattgcaaattagcaacaaatcaatttgaatgaTTGATTTCttggctaaaaaaaaaagcaaattttttcgCACTCCCCTCCCCTCTCTTCTCGCTGCTTGTCTCGTGATGTGTGCAACGTGGTCAGTtgctattaattaacaatatgcaaaaacaaaagactcaagccgtatacacaaaaaaaaattaattatatgtataataaataaatccacACCATAAAAACGGCTAAAACGTCAGgcgatttatttttgtttgtattgtggaaataaattaagctaaaatattctGCGTTCGTTTTTCtcgtttgagtttttttttttggcagctgcgCATGCGTCAAAGCAACgcgtattaaaatatttatacccTAGCTTGGGATTATAgctatgaaaatataaaatatatttattggaaatattttagatttttaaataacacaacaaaaaaaaaaatgaactatttttatattcaaaaaatatataaatgaaatattaaaaataataaaatatttatttataaattattatataaaaaatatatatttcaaaaatttgattatgtataaaaatttgtttggcttaattttacatttaaatgcaaatttataactatcacagcttttaaatttttttaaccCAAACAATCAGCGTATCTTTAAGTCTAATACGCgtttttttgttcgttttatttttaaaacttgtatatttttggactttataaaattgatttgtacATTTTCTCATGCGTTTGATTTGCAAGGTCAATGCGCATTTCATTGAAGccagtttcagtttttatgGCGCCTagagagaagagaagagaGGCCTCTACAGAATTTGGAATTGGAAGCTGTAGCCATGACATCAAAATAcatttgataaacaaattctTCGCAagattaaatgcagcaaaaaaagaattCAACTGACACGTTTGCTAGTCGCTTAGATTAGCTTATCGATTGGTTTGGAATGCGCCGGGTTTTCATTTATGAATGGGGCCCCAAGAATTTAGAACCAAAGTCACGttgctctttcgctctctctctctgcaagCTGCGATTGTTGCTTTGattaaaagcaatgcaaagtTCAAGGTTCCAGATTTGTTAAAGATATactagtttataaatatatttgttataaaagcAGTTTTTAGCGttagcttagctgctgctgctgcttacgcaatttatttaaacacttgttattaataattttatatactgtATGCAGCGCATTAATCATTGAGGTTGataatagcaataattaattaattgaaacgtCAGCTAagcgtaataataataaaaacccaACTATATTTGTTAggtttatgtatatttatgcaggcaaatcatttaattaattaataaaaatagtaaaagcaagcaaacaattagtTTATAGTATAAAcgttaaatttaacattaaaacaattttaaaagaattattttggcactaaatttattcatttctttACTacttttttgcatattttattatcagCAGCAAGATAAGATTAAGCTAATCAGCTTAGATTAATTCACATTTactaataaatagtttatacaCTTGAGTTTATTAACTTGAAGCATTTTACgtgccaatttatttaacattgtGTGCAGCTTAAAATGAAACGTGCGCagcttaattttgtttattaaaaaacaactttGTATTAACAAAACTcagctacaaatacaaataataatttataggcAATTTATTAAGgcatgtgtttgtttttgttactttattaattaagtaaaaaattgttaaacaaaacagACTGCGTCAGTTCATCAATCAAACAacgctataaacaaattgccatttgcaattatttaagtgCCAACTGtatggtgggtggtgggtgagGGGGCATTGTAATTCACAAGCgcgtaaataaaacaaacgtagctttgttattgttttggttttgatttgtttgcattgccttttttttttatagctcaataaaattaatgaaaaataattgcaaaaattaaaaattcaaattgcaatttgcgttGTGCGAAATACCCTGTATATAAGCCTAAAATATGGTGATTTATATTGGGGTCagagaatttttaaaaacaaatttaagcaataaattaaattgcagcgtAAATTGTGGCgcgtatttttaattttaagcatttaaaatactttaaatgcataaattaaatatttttttatattaaattgttgcatataatttttaaaaaattacaattcaattatttttttaataattttttttactatatttttattttattttttaaacatttttttaatactttttgtcttattttttaactaagcAGTAACTGCATTCTCAGCACTTTTGACTGGATTTGCAACAAGGTTTGTTTAGGTGGCGTGtgtaaaatgcaagcaacttaaattgcaaatagcaATTTGAATTGTGACTTGGTTACCAGACACTGACGACGACTGAGACCCTTTAGATAAAGCCACGCGCGCATTAGCTTTGagttatgtatatttattttgagagTTTTTCCTGACATTGAATTGGTTTGTTGCTCAGCGTTTTGCTTGCGGTTTGTGACTTTTGACATTTTgagcgcacacaaaaaattcttttatttttttatatttaccaCTTGCTTTTTTTTGACTTCTTGTTGACGTGCGGCTTATAATATCGATTGCATATATTAGCAATGAATTACGCgtagtatatattttgttgtttttttggtaGTTGAAAAGGCGCCGGCGTacgaaagacttaggcaacgaacttgttTGCAAGATTGccttaatgaattttaatatactaaacgcttgcacttttatttatgtttttttgcGCTGCGCACTTCTTTTGCATGCAAGAAATataactatgtgtgtgtgtgtgtgtgagttgcacTCGCGCGCGTaacgaaataataataataacgatgtataaaatatatataaaaataacaagcagctGTTTTGCTGTATGTGTTAACCCGTTTAAAACTACAACTTGTCGCTTGGCTTGAAGCTTTTAATAATTctctgcttcagctgctgctgctgctgttgttgttatttattattgccacACACTTGCGAACGCGCCAACGTCTC
Coding sequences within it:
- the LOC108607179 gene encoding uncharacterized protein LOC108607179, translating into MKLRRRFCLLGVLLLMLVSVSGKDEDYGGGSSADVEQGSSSSNDEIYEPTQLESVVETEHERNSLEGEQSALPTQTDNALSMEQELTTTMRPANASEAPTVAVVTERDENTAAEVMEEQHEAKQMPAKSSQEYYYDEMQEEEHKQQPQLTTSTTSIPEYVRQPKAERLPADYNEDGILIEQQTQSKPQELELHYQDEPTPPQAHKQQLPHAQQARPFKQNSEEYYYDEQSDSLEQHVTSTSTEAYPVLQARFGGFIGNWPTLTPNTLATNAPPTTTSSTTTSTTTTPTPTTTTTASSTTAPRKQSKHIHLAKPELLPADQLRNYIKDVYIRMPLAVIVDPSAASLDQAKRLFNDALQDKNINIKIVLVTLNASGVPSAFSFNNTREFIAGLNSTKVHEGGDAFVGVLQAAELVPYDSAIFISTAAVPPHTEMVQDAAITLLKKRIRLFMLWYGERSASENETEEAVGGILGEVAIRSGGEIIHIVSTEHGQHIAGNTLTLVSDVYQGSQELELPVDTTLSSLHVRIDANMRRATLATPTGDINLKKLVKFKATNDTRTNNKDELDAYVPLYKLRKSTIYKLQLTPAENNNEYNVFVRAERKADVLLGDIIKRIDSYYRQQQPQLPHLAKLQFPNDKKEQLEDDVDSPKTQVETLSEQELQQPVTSLNQTQVAAATGVGQRASLQHMLLQRCGTKVELSTQSQLRVTPGQLSTLLFEVTNMRNEREYQTVQVTDERRYLVTLTPNSFYLRPKETLLVRLTVLVPQGTAAGTTDRISFTSYGRETATLSVNLKVISSIEAQDTTGPNLSWEFGNRCDYLPDNELSCGERFWTLDITAQDWQSGMLRLQSTPPEGLFYRNYYTAGTSEPLKATYMASCCEPKLTLTAFDAAGNQRSVNIDVRDIVLTEAAIAAICLGVILLLLLIVIIIWSIVWCCRRRKVSLELPTYRSHSTRSME